In the genome of Magnolia sinica isolate HGM2019 chromosome 2, MsV1, whole genome shotgun sequence, one region contains:
- the LOC131237969 gene encoding CBS domain-containing protein CBSX3, mitochondrial-like isoform X1: MGSDVSINMFSSPFDRPEMQGVTRAIPALKHAILQHPHMKKTIFRSKAFSRSECILSAPKEHKGLENTTVAEVLKTKGECADRSLLWCRIDDTVYDAVKHMTQNNVGSLVVLKPGEQKLIAGILTERDYLRKIVVQGRSSKTTRVGEIMTDENKLITVTSDTNIMRAMQLMTDKHIRHVPVIDAKVVGLISIVDVVRAVVEQQGMEVKHLSEFIRGDYY, from the exons ATGGGCAGTGATGTCTCCATAAACATGTTTTCATCTCCTTTTGATAGGCCAGAAATGCAAGGAGTTACTCGAGCCATTCCTGCACTCAAGCATGCAATTCTACAGCACCCCCATATGAAGAAAACCATTTTCAGATCCAAAGCGTTTTCACGTTCCgaatgtattttatctgctcctaAAGAACATAAAGGACTTGAGAATACAACTGTTGCAGAAGTTCTAAAAACAAAAGGAGAGTGTGCGGATCGGTCATTGCTCTGGTGTCGCATTGATGATACTGTTTATGATGCCGTGAAACAT ATGACACAAAACAATGTTGGATCTTTGGTGGTTTTAAAGCCAGGGGAGCAAAAACTGATTGCAGGAATCCTTACTGAAAGAG ACTACCTAAGGAAGATAGTAGTGCAGGGAAGATCCTCCAAAACTACTAGAGTTGGAGAAATTATGACTGATGAG AACAAGCTCATCACAGTGACCTCCGATACAAACATTATGCGAGCGATGCAATTGATGACAG ACAAACACATTCGGCATGTGCCAGTAATAGATGCAAAAGTGGTGGGATTGATCTCGATTGTGGATGTCGTTAGAGCAGTGGTAGAGCAGCAGGGTATGGAGGTGAAGCATTTGAGTGAGTTCATCAGAGGGGATTATTACTAG
- the LOC131237967 gene encoding tubby-like F-box protein 5: protein MSFKSIVRELREMRDGIGSMSRRGLEGKPSHSQARSLTVATDGAGFIAVPVQQSRWANLPAELLLDVIRRLEESETSWPARKNVVACASVCRLWRDTTKEIVKTPEECGRLTFPISLKQPGPRDSPIQCFIRRERATSTYRLYLGLSPALLGENGKLLFAARKFRRATSTEFVISLASDDFSRASNTYIGKLRSNFLGTKFTVYDSQAPYYTAISSNSHLNRRIHSKQVSPRVPAGNYNIATISYELNVLRTRGPRRMQCTMHSIPVSAIQEGGTAPTPTGFHHSIEEQFSVLSVTKPKDPVVDFGSTSLSEPLRSIQGTREPLVLKNKAPRWHEQLQCWCLNFRGRVTVASVKNFQLVAAVEPSHQVSLVEQEKVILQFGKIGKDIFTMDYRYPLSAFQAFAICLSSFDTKPACE, encoded by the exons ATGTCATTCAAAAGCATTGTTCGGGAgctgagagagatgagagatgggaTTGGGAGCATGTCAAGGCGTGGGTTAGAAGGGAAGCCGTCGCATAGCCAAGCTCGGTCGCTGACTGTGGCCACTGATGGGGCTGGCTTCATTGCTGTACCGGTTCAGCAGAGCCGCTGGGCGAATCTGCCAGCAGAATTGCTCCTTGATGTGATCCGGCGGCTCGAGGAGAGTGAGACATCGTGGCCTGCGAGGAAGAACGTCGTAGCTTGCGCCTCGGTTTGCAGGTTGTGGAGAGATACTACAAAGGAGATTGTCAAGACGCCTGAGGAATGTGGGAGGCTCACCTTCCCCATTTCCCTGAAGCag CCGGGGCCGCGGGACTCCCCGATACAGTGCTTTATCAGAAGGGAGCGAGCTACTTCTACCTACCGGCTGTATCTCGGTCTGAGCCCTG CACTGCTGGGGGAGAATGGCAAATTGCTGTTTGCTGCCAGAAAGTTTAGACGTGCTACAAGCACAGAGTTTGTGATCTCGTTGGCCTCTGATGATTTCTCCCGAGCAAGCAACACATACATCGGAAAACTTAG GTCAAATTTTCTGGGCACCAAGTTCACAGTCTATGACAGCCAGGCTCCGTATTATACTGCAATTTCCTCAAATAGCCATCTGAATCGAAGAATCCATTCCAAACAGGTATCCCCAAGAGTACCTGCTGGCAACTATAACATTGCTACCATCTCATATGAGCTTAATGTCCTTCGGACAAGAGGCCCGAGGAGAATGCAATGCACCATGCATTCCATCCCTGTCTCTGCAATTCAGGAAGGTGGGACTGCCCCAACCCCGACTGGATTTCATCACTCCATTGAGGAACAATTCTCTGTTTTATCAGTGACAAAACCCAAGGACCCAGTTGTGGATTTTGGCTCTACAAGCCTCTCTGAGCCACTGCGTTCAATCCAGGGCACCCGCGAGCCACTGGTTTTGAAGAATAAAGCTCCTAGATGGCATGAGCAGTTACAGTGCTGGTGCTTAAATTTCAGAGGGCGAGTTACAGTGGCCTCCGTCAAGAACTTCCAGCTTGTGGCAGCTGTGGAGCCTTCCCACCAGGTTTCATTAGTGGAGCAGGAAAAAGTAATCCTTCAGTTTGGAAAGATAGGCAAAGATATCTTCACAATGGACTATCGTTACCCACTATCTGCATTCCAGGCATTTGCAATCTGCTTGAGCAGCTTTGATACCAAGCCAGCATGTGAATGA
- the LOC131237969 gene encoding CBS domain-containing protein CBSX3, mitochondrial-like isoform X2, with protein sequence MQGVTRAIPALKHAILQHPHMKKTIFRSKAFSRSECILSAPKEHKGLENTTVAEVLKTKGECADRSLLWCRIDDTVYDAVKHMTQNNVGSLVVLKPGEQKLIAGILTERDYLRKIVVQGRSSKTTRVGEIMTDENKLITVTSDTNIMRAMQLMTDKHIRHVPVIDAKVVGLISIVDVVRAVVEQQGMEVKHLSEFIRGDYY encoded by the exons ATGCAAGGAGTTACTCGAGCCATTCCTGCACTCAAGCATGCAATTCTACAGCACCCCCATATGAAGAAAACCATTTTCAGATCCAAAGCGTTTTCACGTTCCgaatgtattttatctgctcctaAAGAACATAAAGGACTTGAGAATACAACTGTTGCAGAAGTTCTAAAAACAAAAGGAGAGTGTGCGGATCGGTCATTGCTCTGGTGTCGCATTGATGATACTGTTTATGATGCCGTGAAACAT ATGACACAAAACAATGTTGGATCTTTGGTGGTTTTAAAGCCAGGGGAGCAAAAACTGATTGCAGGAATCCTTACTGAAAGAG ACTACCTAAGGAAGATAGTAGTGCAGGGAAGATCCTCCAAAACTACTAGAGTTGGAGAAATTATGACTGATGAG AACAAGCTCATCACAGTGACCTCCGATACAAACATTATGCGAGCGATGCAATTGATGACAG ACAAACACATTCGGCATGTGCCAGTAATAGATGCAAAAGTGGTGGGATTGATCTCGATTGTGGATGTCGTTAGAGCAGTGGTAGAGCAGCAGGGTATGGAGGTGAAGCATTTGAGTGAGTTCATCAGAGGGGATTATTACTAG
- the LOC131237971 gene encoding transcription factor bHLH63-like: MLHCLQKQENEAGNSTDFTVLEKQRNHLKWQQHQSQQQSYFLADSHLNSLNLPNTQQPLESFPSQTSFQDFSPLSSKTVASLENGWPDFAKCPLPVPPAQFATAGFSASRGLDFSLSRTSSCPPVVAGNVQADVVATDEKPGNSFTREKMASPVGKESFKKRKADNKGHSPKANFSEDTRDKRNKVDENEGVSKATEQNDNNNNNNNNNNGETSAETSKENSKVSEVQKPDYIHVRARRGQATDSHSLAERVRREKISERMKYLQDLVPGCNKITGKAGMLDEIINYVQSLQRQVEFLSMKLAAVNPRLDFNIDNFFTKEMFPGCSGSLPAVGMSTELANPSYLQFNPVQQAVACCGLDMSINPPDMSLRRTTSAPVSLPDTFMDSYFHAHGSSSTWDIDLQTLYNAEFHQGRQSAFPSQQFNGNLEANNLKTEM; this comes from the exons ATGCTACACTGTCTTCAAAAGCAAGAGAATGAAGCTGGAAACAGCACAGACTTCACAGTCTTAGAAAAGCAGAGAAATCATCTAAAATGGCAGCAACATCAATCCCAGCAGCAGAGCTACTTCCTAGCCGACTCACATCTCAACTCCTTGAATCTCCCTAACACCCAACAACCCCTCGAGTCTTTCCCTTCTCAAACTTCATTCCAAGACTTCTCTCCACTCTCCTCTAAGACCGTCGCCTCTCTTGAAAATGGTTGGCCTGATTTCGCCAAGTGCCCGCTCCCTGTCCCTCCCGCCCAATTCGCCACCGCTGGATTCTCTGCTTCCCGCGGACTCGACTTTTCCCTCTCCAGGACGTCCAGCTGCCCGCCTGTGGTCGCCGGGAATGTTCAGGCAGATGTTGTAGCGACTGATGAGAAACCGGGAAATTCCTTTACGCGGGAGAAGATGGCCTCTCCTGTTGGGAAAGAGAGCTTCAAGAAGCGGAAAGCCGATAATAAGGGGCACAGCCCAAAG GCTAATTTTAGTGAAGATACAAGAGACAAGAGAAACAAAGTAGATGAAAATGAGGGGGTGTCCAAGGCCACAGAACAGaacgacaacaacaacaacaacaacaataacaacaatggAGAAACTTCTGCTGAGACGTCGAAAGAGAATTCTAAGGTCTCTGAGGTTCAGAAGCCTGACTACATCCATGTTCGGGCACGCCGAGGCCAGGCCACCGACAGTCATAGCTTGGCAGAGAGA GTGAGAAGGGAGAAAATCAGCGAAAGGATGAAATATCTCCAGGATTTAGTCCCTGGATGCAACAAGATCACAGGAAAGGCTGGAATGCTCGATGAAATTATCAACTATGTTCAATCTCTTCAGAGACAAGTAGAG TTCTTGTCCATGAAACTTGCCGCTGTGAATCCAAGGCTTGACTTCAACATTGACAACTTCTTCACAAAAGAG ATGTTCCCGGGTTGCAGTGGAAGCTTGCCAGCAGTTGGAATGTCAACAGAACTGGCAAATCCATCATACCTTCAGTTTAACCCAGTGCAGCAAGCTGTTGCATGTTGTGGATTGGATATGTCGATAAATCCTCCTGATATGTCACTCCGCAGAACTACTAGCGCTCCTGTATCTTTGCCCGATACATTCATGGACTCTTACTTTCAT GCCCATGGATCTTCTTCAACTTGGGACATTGATCTGCAAACTCTTTACAATGCAGAGTTCCATCAAGGAAGACAATCTGCCTTTCCATCTCAACAATTTAATG GCAACCTTGAAGCTAACAATCTCAAGACAGAGATGTGA
- the LOC131237966 gene encoding uncharacterized protein LOC131237966, whose protein sequence is MADQTARQRFRNWFPSWSNPLATPQPPPAQSQPPRPTQRLLFRPPPPQAQPASPLTDSQSLPVIRTTSQPPSPSRTAFQLQPTAQTASQPPSPSRTATQPQPATQKASQPPSPPRTTSKPQPAAQTASQPPSPPRTPTKPQTAAQTASQPPSPPRTPTKPQTAAQTASQPTSPPPAASQSQPETGMASQPLSPPRTPPQAPAAMRTTSQPPSPSRMASQSQPVTRTTSQPPSPSRASQAQPATRAASQPPSPSRTASQPQPSTRTASKPTSPSRTASQSQPASQKASQPTSPPRTAAQSQPVSQKTSHPTSPSRMAAQSQPESQKTSQPTSPSRTAAQSQPASQKTSQPTSPSRMAAQSQPESQKTSQPTSPSRTAAQSQPAQPTSPSRAASQPQPASQKTSQPTSPSRAASQSQPVSQRTSQPTSPSRPSSQPTRAASQLPSPHTTSQSQPATRMTSQPPSPSRVAPQAQTAARQRDSQPPSPSRPTSQPKPTYPEVVQPLPALSQTLSQDPKPEDSSEPALQPPTQQQTKSQDKTPSEATSQPAEGENQLGKVSGSKTLVTPASEVAVEPPAHPPASEATSVPVHLHPEPKSETKPEATKNEKPKAISEETAKEEEEQKEKRDSKPLGMASSSKIQSEMGIQSATEMTDMKTKPLEKQTPVDGKDGPPTVPTTKTSKIETHTNPRGRSTDNEMHLRAPIYNGEHQALHKEIREGVSRFVYKMAAQHPMQPGDERSASVVTLAGDNKGASMSSGSQEGSVHIQRGYKLNKDDSAEVTSDGEDGSKERSNNPRSSTPRITTCVNNNVQSINNSVLLNSSCDERSPGIHLTLSDKPAEPTKEKRGMETFKTHKADFNITPVQKLTSEPVVRRRCLRGLFLESSESDQDNPQKPRHHGCRYGCTEKEKGKNKGPSSATNGNGSTHHAKEGGGSK, encoded by the coding sequence ATGGCGGATCAGACAGCGAGGCAGCGATTCCGCAACTGGTTCCCCAGCTGGTCCAACCCACTAGCTACACCTCAGCCTCCACCTGCTCAATCTCAACCGCCTCGACCAACCCAGCGCCTCCTATTTCGGCCTCCGCCACCCCAAGCTCAGCCTGCATCTCCCCTCACAGACTCTCAGTCACTACCAGTGATTCGAACCACCTCTCAGCCCCCTTCTCCATCTCGCACAGCATTTCAATTGCAGCCTACCGCTCAGACAGCCTCTCAACCACCATCCCCATCTCGCACAGCTACTCAGCCACAGCCAGCTACTCAAAAAGCCTCTCAGCCCCCATCTCCACCTCGCACAACCTCTAAGCCACAACCAGCTGCTCAAACAGCCTCTCAGCCCCCATCTCCACCTCGCACGCCCACTAAGCCACAAACAGCTGCTCAAACAGCCTCTCAGCCCCCATCTCCACCTCGCACGCCCACTAAGCCACAAACAGCTGCTCAAACAGCCTCTCAGCCCACATCTCCACCTCCTGCAGCCTCTCAGTCACAACCAGAGACTGGAATGGCCTCTCAACCATTATCTCCACCTCGCACGCCCCCCCAGGCACCAGCAGCAATGCGAACGACATCTCAGCCTCCATCTCCATCTCGCATGGCCTCTCAGTCACAACCTGTGACTCGAACAACCTCTCAGCCTCCATCTCCATCTCGCGCTTCTCAGGCACAGCCTGCAACTCGGGCAGCCTCTCAGCCCCCATCACCATCTCGCACAGCTTCTCAGCCCCAACCATCCACTCGAACTGCCTCCAAGCCAACATCTCCATCTCGCACAGCTTCTCAGTCTCAACCAGCAAGTCAAAAGGCCTCTCAGCCAACATCTCCACCTCGCACAGCTGCTCAGTCTCAACCAGTGAGTCAAAAGACCTCTCACCCAACATCTCCATCTCGCATGGCTGCTCAGTCTCAACCAGAGAGTCAAAAGACCTCTCAGCCAACATCTCCATCTCGCACAGCTGCCCAGTCTCAACCAGCAAGTCAAAAGACCTCTCAGCCAACATCTCCATCTCGCATGGCTGCTCAGTCTCAACCAGAGAGTCAAAAGACCTCTCAGCCAACATCTCCATCTCGCACAGCTGCTCAGTCTCAACCAGCCCAGCCAACATCTCCATCTCGCGCAGCTTCTCAGCCTCAACCAGCGAGTCAAAAGACCTCTCAGCCAACATCTCCATCTCGTGCAGCTTCTCAGTCTCAACCAGTGAGTCAAAGGACCTCTCAGCCCACATCTCCTTCTCGCCCAAGCTCTCAACCTACCCGAGCAGCATCTCAGCTTCCATCTCCACACACTACTTCTCAATCACAACCAGCCACTCGAATGACTTCTCAACCACCATCTCCATCTCGAGTGGCCCCTCAGGCACAAACAGCAGCCCGTCAGAGAGACTCTCAGCCCCCATCACCATCTAGGCCAACTTCTCAACCCAAACCAACGTATCCCGAAGTAGTTCAACCCCTACCTGCATTATCTCAGACACTCTCTCAAGACCCTAAGCCAGAAGACTCGTCTGAGCCAGCTTTGCAGCCACCAACCCAGCAGCAAACCAAATCACAGGACAAAACACCATCAGAAGCAACCTCTCAGCCAGCTGAAGGGGAAAACCAGCTTGGAAAGGTATCAGGCTCCAAGACACTGGTTACGCCTGCTTCTGAGGTTGCTGTGGAGCCCCCTGCTCATCCACCAGCATCAGAGGCCACTTCTGTTCCTGTTCATCTTCATCCGGAGCCAAAATCAGAAACAAAGCCAGAAGCAACCAAAAATGAGAAACCCAAAGCAATTTCAGAAGAGACGGCCAAAGAGGAAGAAGAACAGAAGGAAAAGAGGGACAGTAAGCCTCTCGGAATGGCATCTAGCTCCAAAATTCAGTCAGAGATGGGTATTCAATCCGCAACAGAAATGACGGATATGAAAACAAAGCCGTTGGAGAAGCAAACACCTGTTGATGGAAAGGATGGACCGCCAACAGTTCCCACTACAAAAACAAGCAAAATTGAGACTCACACCAACCCAAGGGGCAGGAGCACAGACAATGAAATGCACTTGAGGGCTCCAATATACAATGGGGAACACCAAGCCCTGCATAAGGAAATCAGGGAAGGTGTATCGAGATTTGTCTACAAGATGGCTGCACAGCATCCAATGCAGCCTGGGGATGAGCGCTCAGCGAGTGTCGTAACCTTGGCTGGTGACAATAAAGGAGCATCCATGAGTTCAGGTTCTCAAGAAGGCTCAGTACACATTCAAAGGGGCTACAAGCTCAACAAAGATGACAGTGCCGAAGTGACCAGTGATGGGGAAGACGGCTCAAAGGAAAGATCTAATAATCCAAGGAGCAGTACACCAAGGATTACCACATGCGTTAACAACAATGTGCAGAGTATCAACAACTCGGTTCTGTTAAACAGTTCCTGTGACGAAAGAAGCCCTGGGATTCACTTGACCCTCTCCGACAAGCCAGCTGAACCTACCAAAGAAAAGCGCGGAATGGAAACCTTCAAAACTCACAAGGCTGATTTCAACATAACCCCGGTTCAAAAACTCACATCTGAGCCCGTCGTGAGAAGAAGGTGCCTCAGAGGCCTTTTCCTGGAATCTAGTGAGTCTGATCAAGACAACCCTCAGAAGCCCCGGCATCATGGTTGCCGTTATGGCTGTACAGAGAAAGAAAAGGGCAAAAATAAGGGTCCCTCTTCTGCAACAAATGGCAATGGCAGCACTCACCATGCCAAGGAAGGTGGAGGTAGCAAATGA